TGGATTTAACATCGTTTATGATGACGTAAGCGAAACATTAAATCAAATAAAAAAGCAACAAAAGGAATTTGTTCCGGGATTATTTTTTCAATATACATATAATATCCCTGAAAAGCTAACTCTGATGCTAGGATTAAGAGAAGACTATAATTCCCGTTGGGGCTTTTTAACTACACCACGCCTTCATGCTAAATATCACATAAACAAAAGCACCACACTCCGAGGTTCTATCGGCATTGGGCACAGGTCGCCATACATGATTCCAGAAAACATTTCAATTTTAACATCTTCAAGAGATATAGTTTTTTTGAATGAACCTGAAATGGAACATGCTTTGAATTATGGCATCACACTTGTAAAAAACATTGATATTCGAGGCAAGGAACTAATGATTTCTTTGGAATATTTCAAAACAGACTTTTTAAACCAGATGCTAATAGACATGGAGACAGACACTTCTAATATATACATTTATAGCTTGAATGGGAAATCATATTCGCATAATGCACAAATTGAGGTATCGTATCCGCTACATAAACATTTAGAAATTCGTGCTGCAATGAGATATAATGATGTTAGGCAGACTTTATTAAATCAAAAACTTGAAGTAAAACCTCTTGTGAGCAACTACAAAGGACTTTTAACTCTTTCTTTTGTTAGCAACATGAAAAGATGGCAAGCCGATATTACCTCTCAATTTATAGGAAAATCAAGGCTTCCCGACAGAAGTGCTTTCCCGCTTCCATATCAACTTGACAAATACTCTCCCGAACACATTATAATACATTCACAAATAACTCGAAATTTCAAGCATTGGTCTATATATGCTGGTGTGGAAAACTTAACAAACTTCACGCAACCAAAGCCTATTCTTTCAGCAGACAAGCCTTATAGCCCATATTTCGACAGTGGTATTATTTGGGGACCAGTAATGGGAAGAAAAATTTACGCCGGAATAAAAATTAAGTTCAACAAAAAATAAAAATGAATATGAAAACAAATTTTTTAATTGTAATTGCAACAATAATGTTTTTGTTGCCAAATGTAGCTTTTAGCCAATCTGAAGCAAAAGCGAAAAAAGTAGAAACTATAAGAATTCAAACAAATTTACATTGCCATGATTGTAAGGAAAAAATAGAATTAGAACTTGCAAACGTTAGAGGTGTAAAAACCGCAAATGCAGATGTTTCAACCAAAATCGTTACTGTTGAATTTAGTCCTAAAAAAACCAACAAAGAAACAATAATCAGCAGTATTCAAAAAATTGGTTTTCAAGCTAAAGAAACTAACTCTTGCTATAATACTAAGAAAACCAATTGCCAAACACCTTGTGATGAAAAGCATCATCATCATGACCACCAACATGATCACAATCACCAGCATTAATAAACAAATATAGTTAAAAGTAAAAAGTTGAAAGGAAAATTTCTTAAAAACTTCTTTCAACTTTTTACTTTTTTATTTTCGATTTTTTTGTGTGTGTTGAGTTATCTTCGTTAGTCAACTCTTATAAATTGCTGATTATCACATAGTTATGCGAGTAACAAGCTTCAGCGAGCCAAATTTTCAAACTTTAGGAACTTTCAAACTTTTTACTCAATTATCACTTTAAATATTCCGCTTCCATTTTCAGTATGAAGTCTAAGCATATACATTCCATGATTTAGCGAAGAAACATTTATAACATCCTTGGTATCAGCTATATTTATTTTATTTATAAGCATTCTGCCAAGAGCATCATAAAGTTCAATGCCTTTTATTTCGCTATCACATTCAATGTTTAGTAAATCTTTTGCTGGGTTTGGATATATTTCTGCAGATAAAATAGATGCTTTTAGTTCTTCAACACTAGTTGTTACTGTTATGCTTGCTTCAGCAAAACAAATAATATTGTAGCTACTATCTAAATAATATATAACAACAGTTAAATTATGAGTACCTTCTGAAAACACTGGTGTTGTCCAAGAAGTTAAACTATCTGCATGGTCAAATCCTATTTGCTCAGATCCATTATAAAATAAAAAATCAATATCTCCGTTGCAACCTGTTGGTAATTCGGTTGGTAATGTCCAACTCAAATCTACTGTATTATCTGGATTTACTGTTGCGCTAAGGTTATTAACTGATGGGCAATCAATACCACTACTAATTGTTACTGTAACACTTGCTTTAGCATCGCAAATATAATTACCATTATTATTATAATAATATACAACAACATCAAAAGTGTGGGTTCCATTCGGAAAAACGCTAGTACTTGTCCATGAATTTAAACTGTCTTCATAACTGAAACCTAAAATAGTAGCTCCTAAATAAAACCTAAATTCAAGACTATCGCAAGTGCTTGGTAAATTACTTGAATCTGGATTGGTCCAATTAAGTGTTACAGTATTATCTGAATTTACTGTTGCTGTTAAGTTGTTAACTGGTGGGCAAGTATAGCTATTGGTAATATTTACTTCAACAAAGACAGTATCAGTTTTGCAAATATAACCACTGTCGTAGTATCCTACTTGCACTCCAAGATTGTGAGTTCCTTGCGTAAGCATAGGAGTTACCCATGTAGTTAAATTGTTGGTCCAATCAGAGCCTATTTGTTCGTCGCCATCATAAAACCAATAGTCTATATCTGTACTTGGGTAAGTGCTTGGGTCTGGATTAATCCAATTAAGCGTTACTGTATTGTCTGGGTTTACTGTTGCTTCAAGGTTGGTAATACCTGGGCAAGCTATTTCATTTTCGATTGTTACATCTACAAATACAGTATTAGCATAACATACAACTTCATTAGAATTTTTCCAATAAGAAATTCGTACTCCAAGCGAATAAGTTCCTGCCTCTAATGCAGAGGTTGTCCAAGAAGTTAAACTATCAGTATCGTTATGCCCAATTTCTGTTGTTCCATTATAAAATTCAAAATATATGTCTCCATCACAGTCGCTAGGCCAAGAGCTTTGGTCTGGAGTAGTCCAATTAAGCGTTACAGTATTATTTGAATTTACCGTTTTTGCAAGGTTGGTTATTGGTGGGCAAGAGCTAGATGAGGATAATACCGCACGGATATTCAAGTTGCGATTCAACGATTCATGAAAAGAAGCTATCTCTTTCCACCCAGTCGCTTCTGAATAATACCAACCACCTTTTCCTGGTACCATTGGACCTGCGTCAGTTCCTACGGGCCAGCAACCACCAGAAGTTTCAACTTCATAACCTACCCAATAATCACCAGACACAATTGTCAGAGGAGTAGGAAGAGTAAATTCGTTCCATCCATCCACTAGCGTATCTGCAGGCTCATCAACTAGTAATACTCCTGGTTCTGTTGCAGTGCCACTGCCATAAATTAACATTCTAATACTATCAACATATGAAGTATCTTTTATGAAGTATCTAACTTTAGTAATACTGCAGCTATTATAATAAGGAGCCAATTCTTCTGGCGTAAATCTTACCGCAACAATATATGTGGAAGCTGCATTTGCTCCCAAAGCCGATTCATTATCACCATCATAATTTACAATAACTTCTCCTCTTTTAACAGGAAAAGTTTGTTGTGATTTTATCTCATCTAGGGTTGCTTTGTATCCAGCATGTGAAATTTCTAATTGATTTTGTGCATTTACTTCGCTAATCGGAATAAATGCTAGCACCAACAGGGCTAAAGCAAATTTTGTAAAAATCTTTTTCATATAAAATTCAATTTTAAAAAGTTAATAATTATTGATTTGTTTTTTTCAACTACAAAGATAATGTTTTTTAAGTTATACTATAGCTAAAAAACATTTCCAATATCATCAAATCCAATGCCAAAAA
This DNA window, taken from Bacteroidales bacterium, encodes the following:
- a CDS encoding cation transporter encodes the protein MKTNFLIVIATIMFLLPNVAFSQSEAKAKKVETIRIQTNLHCHDCKEKIELELANVRGVKTANADVSTKIVTVEFSPKKTNKETIISSIQKIGFQAKETNSCYNTKKTNCQTPCDEKHHHHDHQHDHNHQH
- a CDS encoding T9SS type A sorting domain-containing protein, whose protein sequence is MKKIFTKFALALLVLAFIPISEVNAQNQLEISHAGYKATLDEIKSQQTFPVKRGEVIVNYDGDNESALGANAASTYIVAVRFTPEELAPYYNSCSITKVRYFIKDTSYVDSIRMLIYGSGTATEPGVLLVDEPADTLVDGWNEFTLPTPLTIVSGDYWVGYEVETSGGCWPVGTDAGPMVPGKGGWYYSEATGWKEIASFHESLNRNLNIRAVLSSSSSCPPITNLAKTVNSNNTVTLNWTTPDQSSWPSDCDGDIYFEFYNGTTEIGHNDTDSLTSWTTSALEAGTYSLGVRISYWKNSNEVVCYANTVFVDVTIENEIACPGITNLEATVNPDNTVTLNWINPDPSTYPSTDIDYWFYDGDEQIGSDWTNNLTTWVTPMLTQGTHNLGVQVGYYDSGYICKTDTVFVEVNITNSYTCPPVNNLTATVNSDNTVTLNWTNPDSSNLPSTCDSLEFRFYLGATILGFSYEDSLNSWTSTSVFPNGTHTFDVVVYYYNNNGNYICDAKASVTVTISSGIDCPSVNNLSATVNPDNTVDLSWTLPTELPTGCNGDIDFLFYNGSEQIGFDHADSLTSWTTPVFSEGTHNLTVVIYYLDSSYNIICFAEASITVTTSVEELKASILSAEIYPNPAKDLLNIECDSEIKGIELYDALGRMLINKINIADTKDVINVSSLNHGMYMLRLHTENGSGIFKVIIE